A section of the Neisseria dumasiana genome encodes:
- the alr gene encoding alanine racemase, with the protein MRPLNAQIRLDNLRHNYQTLKNIHGNKLLAVVKANAYGHGAVRCAHALADMADGFAVASIEEAVQLRENGIENPILLLEGVFEAKEYALVDQYRLWPAVCSQWQLEALLHHEWQAPVKVWLKMDSGMHRAGFFPHNYAAAYTALKQNPNVAEIVKFSHFACADDPESGMTEIQLEAFDLGCEGLEGEESLANSAAILRFPEARRDWGRAGIALYGISPFGGSDERLKPVMRLSTRVFGERVLQPHSPVGYGAVFYTQKSTRVGLIACGYADGYPRHAPTGTPVAVGTHRSRLIGRISMDMMTIELDVSQEGIGDEVELWGDTVNINEVAAAAGTIAYELLCNVKRAKFTYYE; encoded by the coding sequence ATGCGCCCGCTGAACGCCCAAATCCGCCTCGACAACCTGCGCCACAATTACCAAACGCTGAAAAACATCCACGGCAACAAACTGCTGGCGGTGGTAAAGGCCAATGCCTACGGGCACGGCGCGGTGCGGTGCGCCCATGCGTTGGCGGACATGGCCGACGGTTTTGCCGTCGCCTCCATTGAAGAAGCGGTGCAATTGCGCGAAAACGGCATCGAAAACCCGATTCTGCTGCTCGAAGGCGTGTTTGAAGCCAAAGAATACGCGCTGGTCGACCAATACCGCCTGTGGCCCGCCGTATGCAGCCAATGGCAGCTTGAAGCCCTGCTGCACCACGAATGGCAGGCTCCCGTGAAAGTGTGGTTGAAAATGGATTCCGGCATGCACCGTGCCGGCTTCTTTCCGCACAACTACGCCGCCGCCTACACCGCCTTGAAGCAGAATCCGAACGTGGCCGAGATTGTGAAGTTCAGCCATTTCGCCTGTGCCGACGACCCCGAAAGCGGCATGACCGAAATCCAGCTTGAAGCGTTCGATTTGGGCTGCGAAGGCTTGGAAGGCGAAGAAAGTCTGGCCAATTCCGCCGCCATCCTGCGCTTTCCCGAAGCCCGCCGCGACTGGGGCAGAGCGGGGATTGCGCTTTACGGCATATCGCCTTTCGGCGGCAGCGACGAACGCCTGAAACCCGTGATGCGCCTGAGCACGCGCGTGTTTGGCGAACGCGTGTTGCAGCCGCATTCGCCCGTGGGCTACGGCGCGGTGTTTTATACGCAAAAATCCACCCGCGTTGGCCTGATTGCCTGCGGCTATGCCGACGGCTACCCCCGCCACGCCCCGACAGGCACGCCCGTGGCCGTCGGCACCCACCGCAGCCGCTTAATCGGCCGCATTTCTATGGACATGATGACCATCGAACTGGACGTTTCCCAAGAAGGCATCGGCGACGAAGTGGAACTGTGGGGCGACACGGTAAACATCAACGAAGTGGCGGCAGCGGCAGGCACGATTGCCTACGAATTATTGTGCAACGTCAAGCGCGCCAAGTTTACTTATTACGAATAA
- a CDS encoding NYN domain-containing protein, which produces MKNHTEQSTVALFIDADNAPAKKIEFIINELASYGSVMVRKIYGNWKKESLKGWEGILLDYALAPVQQFDYASGKNATDMAMTIDVMDLLFQGKIDVFCIASSDSDFTPLAMRIKMEGKQVIGFGERNKSSKALVAACNKFLFLDDNNENELAQETGIRKQTGAELKSNTSLMNLLRDAIAHCRDEDGWAGLNEVGKIINNQSSFDSKNYGYSKLGDLVRAIDIFETKLAENRSQMFVRNKRDKSIKAA; this is translated from the coding sequence ATGAAGAACCACACAGAACAATCAACGGTTGCATTATTCATTGATGCCGACAATGCTCCAGCTAAAAAAATTGAATTTATAATTAATGAATTAGCGAGTTATGGCTCGGTAATGGTCAGAAAGATTTATGGCAACTGGAAAAAAGAAAGTTTAAAAGGGTGGGAAGGGATATTATTGGATTACGCTTTGGCTCCTGTACAGCAATTTGATTACGCATCAGGGAAAAATGCTACTGATATGGCAATGACAATCGATGTTATGGATTTACTGTTCCAAGGAAAAATAGATGTGTTTTGTATTGCTTCTTCAGATAGTGATTTCACACCGTTAGCTATGCGTATCAAAATGGAGGGGAAACAAGTAATTGGTTTTGGCGAGAGAAATAAGTCGTCCAAGGCTTTGGTTGCAGCATGTAACAAATTTTTATTTCTAGATGACAATAATGAAAATGAATTGGCGCAAGAAACAGGCATTCGTAAGCAAACCGGAGCAGAATTAAAAAGTAATACTTCATTAATGAACCTATTACGTGATGCCATTGCCCATTGTCGCGATGAAGATGGCTGGGCAGGTTTGAATGAAGTAGGGAAAATTATCAATAATCAGTCATCATTTGACAGTAAGAACTATGGATATTCCAAGTTAGGTGATCTTGTCAGAGCAATTGATATATTTGAAACAAAGCTGGCCGAAAACCGCTCACAAATGTTTGTGCGCAACAAAAGAGATAAATCGATTAAGGCAGCTTAA